A window of Spirochaetota bacterium contains these coding sequences:
- a CDS encoding DUF2283 domain-containing protein: MKLKVDEKADALYLRIDESRIMESEEVSPGIVIDFNEQNEVVGVEILNLSKRSSSLNLRSLQYETV, encoded by the coding sequence GATGAAAAAGCAGATGCATTATATTTAAGAATTGATGAATCAAGAATAATGGAATCCGAAGAGGTTTCACCAGGTATAGTAATCGATTTTAATGAACAGAATGAAGTAGTTGGTGTAGAGATACTTAATCTTTCTAAGAGATCATCCAGCTTAAATCTTCGTTCTTTGCAATATGAAACTGTATGA